In Natrinema amylolyticum, the following are encoded in one genomic region:
- a CDS encoding type II toxin-antitoxin system VapC family toxin — protein MIFLDSWVWLEFVFDGEDAATAEATIERANSADEGGLIAPTVLAEVSYRIRSVEDEATADEAIRAIRDYEHIESIPLIDDIGEYAAELRFEYYEPGERELSYADAIHLATAAIHDDCHTLYSGDPDFEGFEALEGLETVVL, from the coding sequence GTGATCTTCCTCGACTCGTGGGTGTGGCTGGAGTTCGTTTTCGACGGCGAGGACGCGGCCACCGCGGAGGCAACCATCGAACGAGCCAACTCGGCCGACGAAGGCGGGCTCATCGCTCCGACCGTTCTCGCGGAGGTCTCGTATCGAATTCGGAGCGTCGAAGACGAGGCGACGGCGGACGAAGCGATTCGAGCGATCCGCGACTACGAACACATTGAGAGTATCCCGCTGATCGACGACATCGGAGAGTACGCGGCCGAACTCCGATTCGAGTACTACGAGCCCGGTGAACGGGAACTCTCCTACGCCGATGCGATCCACCTCGCGACCGCAGCGATCCACGACGACTGTCACACGCTCTACTCCGGGGACCCGGACTTCGAGGGGTTCGAGGCCCTCGAGGGACTCGAAACCGTCGTCCTGTGA
- the phaC gene encoding class III poly(R)-hydroxyalkanoic acid synthase subunit PhaC, with product MNNPFATTLNMQRQAWEATADLAEKTRIAPDRTETVENIEVGQTPSEVVYEENKLELLHYEPMTEEQHDIPILIVYALINKPYILDLQPDRSVVQTLLEAGFDVYLIDWGEPSKLDRSLSIDDYVNRYIDNCVDVVRERSGQDSINILGYCMGGTKSAMYASLYPEKVENLALMASGLCFDDSGGVLELWGGEEYYDPEVVTETFDNVPAGFLDVGFALMDPIANNVTKYVRFYDNMEDEDFVENFARMERWLDEGIDMAGEAYEEFIRDIYQDNQLYENELYLGGEHVDISNIDMPVLQIVAEYDHLIPPEASKPFNDVIASDDTEILEFATGHIGMSVSSRSHDELWPQVSEWFEERSNGTETGSEPETPEPEAADAALAEDVEGDESGTDDLADGGSSVEIDSSPDSNADLDVETTDRSDEEIAERGEDDIQEEPAEPGEMTVDEDVVEEVAGEEAASEIESETDDLTDLRGVGQAYAEDLTAAGIETFDQLAAVDVAELATETGISPSRLEDWIEQAQER from the coding sequence ATGAACAACCCCTTCGCAACCACACTGAACATGCAACGGCAGGCCTGGGAGGCGACCGCCGACCTGGCCGAGAAGACCCGAATCGCCCCCGATCGAACCGAGACCGTCGAGAACATCGAGGTCGGACAGACGCCCAGTGAGGTCGTCTACGAGGAGAACAAGCTCGAACTCCTCCACTACGAGCCGATGACGGAGGAGCAACACGACATCCCCATCCTCATCGTCTACGCGCTGATCAACAAGCCGTACATCCTCGATCTCCAGCCCGACCGCTCGGTCGTCCAGACGCTGCTCGAGGCCGGCTTCGACGTCTACCTGATCGACTGGGGCGAACCCTCGAAACTGGATCGGTCGCTGTCGATCGACGACTACGTCAACCGGTATATCGACAACTGCGTCGACGTCGTCCGCGAGCGCTCCGGACAGGACTCGATCAACATCCTCGGCTACTGCATGGGTGGCACGAAGTCGGCCATGTACGCCTCGCTGTATCCCGAGAAAGTCGAGAACCTGGCGCTGATGGCCTCGGGACTGTGCTTCGACGACAGCGGTGGCGTGCTCGAGCTCTGGGGCGGCGAGGAGTACTACGACCCCGAAGTAGTCACCGAAACGTTCGATAACGTCCCCGCCGGATTCTTAGACGTCGGCTTCGCGCTGATGGACCCCATCGCGAACAACGTGACGAAGTACGTCCGGTTCTACGACAACATGGAGGACGAGGACTTCGTCGAGAACTTCGCCCGGATGGAGCGCTGGCTCGACGAGGGCATCGACATGGCCGGCGAGGCCTACGAGGAGTTCATCCGCGATATCTACCAAGACAACCAGCTCTACGAGAACGAACTCTACCTGGGCGGCGAACACGTCGACATCAGTAACATCGACATGCCCGTCCTCCAGATCGTCGCAGAGTACGACCACCTCATCCCGCCGGAGGCCTCGAAACCGTTCAACGACGTGATCGCCTCCGACGACACCGAGATCCTCGAGTTCGCGACGGGCCACATCGGGATGTCCGTCTCCTCGCGGAGCCACGACGAACTCTGGCCACAGGTTTCCGAGTGGTTCGAGGAGCGCTCGAACGGTACTGAGACCGGATCCGAACCGGAGACGCCCGAACCCGAGGCGGCGGATGCCGCTCTCGCCGAGGACGTCGAAGGCGACGAGTCGGGCACCGACGACCTCGCGGACGGCGGCTCGAGCGTGGAGATCGACTCGAGTCCCGACTCCAACGCGGACCTCGACGTCGAGACGACCGACCGTTCGGACGAGGAAATCGCCGAGCGCGGCGAAGACGATATCCAGGAAGAACCGGCAGAGCCCGGCGAGATGACCGTCGACGAGGACGTCGTCGAAGAAGTCGCAGGCGAGGAGGCCGCGTCCGAAATCGAGTCCGAGACCGACGATCTCACCGATCTCCGGGGCGTCGGTCAGGCGTACGCCGAAGATCTCACTGCGGCCGGTATCGAGACCTTCGACCAGCTCGCCGCAGTCGACGTCGCCGAACTCGCCACCGAGACCGGCATCTCGCCGAGCCGACTCGAGGACTGGATCGAACAGGCCCAGGAGCGGTAG
- a CDS encoding VanZ family protein: MVTEAGVIRAAVISDPGFAWLDIRHGIAYGGLALSLKYALRDHEMAIVQTALLVFCITVGYGAVMEIDQVFRPDRIATLADAASNAVGAGVALALSGFRRQSSSLPASSSDEF, from the coding sequence ATGGTAACCGAAGCCGGAGTCATACGAGCAGCAGTCATAAGCGACCCCGGGTTCGCCTGGCTCGACATTCGTCACGGAATCGCTTACGGGGGACTTGCTCTTAGTCTCAAGTATGCTCTCAGAGACCATGAGATGGCTATCGTCCAAACGGCCCTGTTGGTATTCTGCATCACAGTCGGCTACGGAGCAGTGATGGAGATCGATCAAGTGTTCCGTCCCGACCGCATCGCCACGTTGGCCGACGCTGCGAGCAACGCTGTCGGAGCCGGCGTCGCACTCGCACTGTCCGGTTTCCGACGTCAGTCCAGCTCCCTCCCCGCTTCCTCGAGTGACGAGTTCTGA
- a CDS encoding metal-dependent hydrolase: protein MADLLTHVLLAYVACTVAGWYRPIPSHWTAVMIIGSILPDLNRVTLIVSEGALEAIVGVSLEFDAISTLGGAIVLSGVGAMVVADRNQQVFAALFAGTLSHLLIDGVKAYADGDAGMWLYPVTWARHPTPSLYVSSDPVVLISVGLIAGIVAGIDRYVIRSGEHGSDARPKEES from the coding sequence GTGGCTGATCTCCTCACACACGTCCTGCTCGCATACGTCGCCTGTACGGTTGCGGGATGGTACCGACCGATACCGAGTCACTGGACGGCTGTAATGATAATCGGGTCGATTCTCCCGGATCTCAACCGTGTAACACTCATCGTGTCCGAAGGAGCACTCGAGGCGATCGTCGGCGTTTCGCTCGAGTTCGATGCGATATCGACGCTCGGCGGCGCGATCGTCCTTTCCGGGGTCGGCGCGATGGTCGTTGCCGATCGAAATCAGCAGGTGTTCGCTGCCTTGTTTGCAGGCACGCTCTCACATCTCCTCATTGATGGAGTCAAAGCTTACGCCGACGGTGACGCCGGTATGTGGCTCTACCCAGTTACGTGGGCGCGTCATCCGACGCCGAGTCTGTACGTCTCGTCGGATCCCGTCGTTCTCATCTCTGTCGGACTCATTGCAGGAATCGTCGCTGGCATCGATCGGTACGTGATACGATCCGGCGAGCACGGGAGTGACGCTCGGCCGAAAGAAGAATCGTAG
- a CDS encoding DUF4330 family protein, translating into MPLIDDEGNLFGVVNVIDALAVVLLLAVLVAGIAFVGVLGNGEPETRYATVDLGGQPDYVADRVSEGDTVRVDGSSHNLTVTDVYVTPAMDGGGGNQSQVTVRAEINGQTVEIEDRDEPVFEYAGERLRLGTELAIETDDYTATGRLTSLEPDGSSLAVDETPVLIESTISERTADEISENDTVTLGPYTTATITNVQLYPIGGDQYRALVGTELNTHQQGSMPTYGGQTVTVGSQISLSPDGYDLNGEVVRRGSDQEIGNSTTVNAEVKVENIRPEVADEFSAGMTETVRGETLVTVQSVDTEAADTVLESESGEIFLREHPKNEDVTLSVELQTRQTDTGVRFHGDSLRTGDSVVLDFGTTTVSGTVTQME; encoded by the coding sequence ATGCCGCTGATCGACGACGAGGGCAATCTCTTCGGCGTCGTCAACGTCATCGACGCTCTCGCAGTTGTCCTCCTGCTTGCCGTCCTCGTCGCAGGGATCGCGTTCGTCGGGGTGCTTGGCAACGGCGAACCCGAAACCAGATACGCCACTGTCGACCTCGGCGGGCAGCCCGACTACGTCGCCGATCGCGTCAGCGAAGGCGATACCGTCAGGGTCGACGGCTCTTCGCACAATCTCACGGTGACCGACGTCTATGTCACACCCGCAATGGACGGCGGAGGCGGAAACCAATCACAGGTGACGGTCCGTGCGGAAATAAACGGCCAGACCGTCGAGATTGAAGATAGAGACGAACCGGTCTTCGAATACGCTGGCGAACGTCTTCGCCTCGGGACGGAACTCGCGATCGAGACCGACGACTACACCGCAACCGGTCGTCTGACTAGCCTTGAGCCCGACGGATCGTCCCTCGCGGTCGACGAGACGCCGGTCTTGATCGAGTCGACGATCTCGGAGCGGACGGCGGACGAAATCAGCGAAAACGATACCGTCACGCTCGGCCCGTATACCACGGCGACGATAACGAACGTCCAGTTGTACCCGATCGGTGGCGATCAGTATCGGGCGCTCGTCGGGACCGAACTCAACACTCACCAGCAAGGATCGATGCCGACCTACGGTGGCCAGACAGTCACCGTCGGGAGCCAGATCAGCTTGAGCCCTGACGGCTACGATCTCAACGGCGAAGTCGTCCGACGAGGGTCCGATCAAGAAATCGGCAATTCGACGACGGTCAACGCCGAGGTCAAAGTCGAGAATATCCGCCCCGAGGTCGCGGACGAGTTCAGCGCGGGCATGACCGAGACCGTCCGTGGTGAGACGTTGGTGACGGTCCAGTCAGTCGACACTGAGGCGGCAGATACCGTCCTTGAAAGCGAAAGCGGGGAGATCTTCCTCCGCGAGCATCCGAAGAACGAGGATGTCACGCTTTCCGTCGAGTTGCAAACACGACAGACTGACACCGGTGTGCGCTTCCACGGTGACTCACTCCGGACCGGTGATAGCGTGGTCCTCGACTTCGGGACGACGACCGTCAGCGGAACGGTCACACAGATGGAGTAA
- a CDS encoding poly(R)-hydroxyalkanoic acid synthase subunit PhaE: MSDSQPPMQDWNAFAEQWNEQFLEALEDNMEAQAQFVESWSETVGEVSEDNEISDGVEGYARAYETWMNASQQMVDRMNDQLEGEDVDVEEFRDIWLNTANEAFKDVMSTTAFAKMTGETVGDVLEMQQQADEAAQETLRSLGFATQDDVVEIGDRLVELERRQHDVERKLDRVLDHLEDES; this comes from the coding sequence ATGTCAGATTCACAACCCCCGATGCAAGACTGGAACGCGTTCGCCGAACAGTGGAACGAGCAGTTTCTCGAGGCGCTCGAGGACAATATGGAAGCCCAGGCGCAGTTCGTCGAGAGCTGGTCCGAGACCGTCGGCGAGGTCAGCGAGGACAACGAGATCTCCGACGGCGTCGAGGGATACGCCCGCGCCTACGAGACGTGGATGAACGCCTCCCAGCAGATGGTCGACCGGATGAACGACCAGCTCGAGGGCGAGGACGTCGACGTCGAGGAGTTCCGTGACATCTGGCTGAACACTGCCAACGAGGCGTTCAAGGACGTCATGTCGACGACCGCCTTCGCCAAGATGACCGGCGAGACCGTCGGCGATGTCCTCGAGATGCAACAGCAGGCCGACGAGGCCGCTCAGGAGACGCTCCGCTCGCTCGGCTTCGCGACCCAGGACGACGTCGTCGAGATCGGTGACCGCCTCGTCGAACTCGAGCGTCGCCAGCACGACGTCGAGCGGAAACTCGACCGCGTTCTCGACCACCTCGAAGACGAGTCATGA
- a CDS encoding GDP-mannose 4,6-dehydratase codes for MAMTNFVSRCLHGEPPVIYGDGTQTRDFTYIGDLVRVNEQLLEDDSADGEICNVGSTDNIDILTLAEVVRDEINPTLEIEFDEAREGDAEHTHADISKANEIIGYESTVDIRQGVSKFIDWYRDNQKWYDPLVRSS; via the coding sequence ATGGCGATGACCAACTTCGTCTCGCGGTGTCTCCACGGCGAACCGCCCGTGATCTATGGCGACGGAACGCAGACACGCGATTTCACCTATATCGGTGATCTCGTTCGAGTCAACGAACAACTTCTCGAGGACGACAGCGCCGACGGTGAGATCTGTAACGTCGGGTCGACGGACAACATCGATATTCTCACGCTCGCAGAAGTTGTCCGCGATGAAATCAATCCGACCCTCGAAATTGAGTTCGACGAGGCCCGCGAGGGCGACGCCGAACACACTCACGCCGACATCTCGAAGGCAAACGAGATCATCGGCTACGAATCCACTGTCGACATTCGACAAGGGGTTTCGAAGTTCATCGATTGGTACCGCGATAATCAGAAGTGGTACGATCCGCTCGTCCGTTCGTCCTGA
- a CDS encoding DNA-binding protein codes for MRPGSRLIIVAALLVVLGGLCVHYDAAYDENWPHPTGDQIQEQGLEPFVGDRLLLFGEVRTVDSDAKTATIHVMDDSDEVAAELEVRGVDSDVKPGGVMQVYGTLESETVLRADRTVVVNRGPDATAYKLGASVVGLLLAIGYFLRQWRVNLREFAFEPRAVENAEPETQIEGSDRG; via the coding sequence ATGCGTCCCGGTAGCAGGCTCATCATCGTTGCCGCGTTGCTCGTCGTTCTCGGCGGGCTCTGTGTCCACTACGATGCGGCCTACGATGAGAACTGGCCACATCCGACTGGCGATCAGATTCAGGAACAGGGACTCGAGCCGTTCGTTGGCGACCGCCTGCTCCTGTTCGGTGAGGTTCGAACCGTTGATAGCGATGCGAAGACGGCCACCATTCATGTGATGGATGACAGCGATGAGGTTGCGGCCGAACTCGAGGTCCGTGGCGTCGATAGTGATGTGAAACCGGGGGGTGTTATGCAGGTATACGGTACCCTCGAGTCCGAAACAGTACTACGGGCGGACCGAACAGTAGTCGTGAATCGGGGTCCAGACGCGACCGCGTACAAACTCGGTGCGTCGGTCGTCGGTCTCCTCCTCGCGATCGGATACTTCCTCCGACAGTGGCGGGTCAACCTCCGCGAGTTTGCCTTCGAGCCGAGAGCCGTCGAGAACGCCGAACCCGAAACTCAAATCGAGGGGAGCGATCGTGGCTGA
- a CDS encoding AbrB/MazE/SpoVT family DNA-binding domain-containing protein, with translation MTDDSDRSTWFPPAMFTEQMQEAGEQVAESQQEMMKQLLQATSANPLENTSAFGPMNMGTATFKARVQSGGRISIPGPEREALDIEEGDIVQTIVVPVKRDREDQS, from the coding sequence ATGACGGACGACTCCGACCGATCGACCTGGTTTCCGCCTGCGATGTTCACAGAGCAGATGCAGGAAGCGGGCGAGCAGGTCGCCGAATCCCAGCAGGAGATGATGAAACAGTTGCTGCAGGCCACGTCGGCGAACCCGCTCGAGAACACGTCGGCCTTCGGGCCCATGAACATGGGCACCGCGACGTTCAAGGCCCGTGTCCAGAGCGGCGGTCGGATCAGCATTCCCGGACCCGAACGGGAGGCCCTCGACATCGAGGAGGGCGATATCGTCCAGACGATCGTCGTCCCCGTCAAACGCGACCGAGAGGATCAATCATGA
- a CDS encoding AbrB/MazE/SpoVT family DNA-binding domain-containing protein — translation MPVTEDATITSKGQVTIPKRIRDRLELEEGTEVEFVLGDDGGLEIRPKRPAMERLRDVQKTLSRHDVDLEKMRRESKATWSSHDRREEQS, via the coding sequence ATGCCTGTTACCGAAGACGCGACGATCACGAGCAAAGGGCAGGTCACCATTCCGAAGCGGATCCGCGACAGACTCGAGCTCGAGGAAGGGACAGAGGTCGAGTTCGTGCTCGGCGACGATGGTGGACTCGAAATCCGACCGAAAAGGCCGGCGATGGAACGGCTTCGCGATGTCCAGAAGACGCTCTCAAGACACGATGTCGACCTCGAGAAGATGCGTCGGGAATCGAAGGCCACGTGGAGTTCGCACGATCGTCGCGAGGAACAGTCGTGA
- a CDS encoding NAD-dependent epimerase/dehydratase family protein, producing the protein MAEAVARRGHDVTVLDNFEPYYDLGIKDRNVDAGRTAAAESGATYKLVEGSITDAELVTDLVADTDIVYHQAAQAGDSNERRTAVKSQRVQRRRNDESP; encoded by the coding sequence ATCGCGGAGGCTGTTGCACGACGCGGACACGACGTTACGGTACTCGATAACTTCGAGCCGTATTATGATCTCGGAATCAAAGACCGAAACGTCGACGCCGGCCGAACAGCGGCAGCGGAATCCGGTGCAACCTACAAACTCGTCGAGGGATCAATTACTGACGCCGAATTAGTTACCGACCTCGTTGCGGACACCGATATCGTCTATCATCAGGCAGCTCAGGCGGGGGATTCGAACGAGCGTCGAACAGCCGTAAAAAGTCAACGAGTACAACGTCGACGGAACGATGAATCTCCTTGA
- a CDS encoding DUF7342 family protein, with the protein MKEPRPELTANDERADAPDFDGLVTPAEVVRSGRTRNDFFDAVLGLDGPATASDVVDRAGHGVDAAREYLEWFERMGIVTRVTESPATYERNQEYLNWRRVQRLQERYATDEFLDYLQTETDRDKDYAEMFGVESPNAVSIAAHASTTDRSVEAVWEDVSAWKTTRRRIALIEPALTSGSGDSAEERTAV; encoded by the coding sequence ATGAAAGAACCGCGCCCGGAACTGACGGCGAACGACGAACGCGCGGACGCCCCGGACTTCGATGGGCTAGTGACTCCCGCGGAGGTCGTTCGCAGTGGTCGAACGCGCAATGACTTCTTCGACGCGGTTCTCGGACTGGACGGACCGGCGACGGCGAGTGACGTCGTCGACCGCGCCGGTCACGGGGTGGACGCAGCGAGGGAGTACCTGGAGTGGTTCGAGCGAATGGGAATCGTCACGCGAGTCACCGAGTCACCGGCGACGTACGAACGGAACCAAGAGTATCTGAACTGGCGTCGCGTCCAGCGGCTGCAGGAGCGGTACGCCACCGACGAATTCCTTGACTACCTGCAGACGGAGACGGATCGCGACAAAGACTACGCTGAGATGTTCGGCGTCGAATCCCCGAACGCGGTTTCGATCGCGGCGCACGCGTCGACGACCGATCGCTCGGTGGAAGCGGTCTGGGAAGACGTTTCCGCGTGGAAGACGACCCGTCGCCGAATCGCCCTCATCGAACCGGCACTGACGTCCGGATCCGGTGACTCTGCCGAAGAACGGACCGCTGTATGA
- a CDS encoding beta-ketoacyl-ACP reductase yields the protein MSMDGRTCVITGSAKGIGRGIAEYLGEEGANVVINYRTSEGEAYEAVDAIESTGGSAVAAQADISDRADVENLVEVCHEAFGPADVLVNNAGITADKQFTEMSREEWDRVMDVNLGGMFNCTQLFYDDIWNADEGRLINISSVVGKQGNYGQANYAAAKSGMFGFTRTIALELAKGGSTANCVAPGFTATDMVKSVPDEVLDRIIAGIPLERLAEVEDIAAVVRFLASEDSSYVTGEVIDVNGGMDL from the coding sequence ATGTCCATGGATGGTCGCACCTGCGTTATCACGGGCTCGGCGAAGGGGATCGGTCGCGGTATTGCCGAGTACCTCGGTGAAGAGGGGGCGAACGTCGTTATCAACTACCGGACCTCTGAGGGCGAGGCCTACGAGGCCGTCGACGCTATCGAGTCAACCGGCGGTTCGGCCGTCGCGGCACAGGCCGATATCTCCGACCGCGCGGACGTCGAAAACCTGGTCGAAGTCTGCCACGAAGCCTTCGGCCCCGCCGACGTTCTGGTGAACAACGCCGGCATCACGGCCGACAAGCAGTTCACCGAGATGTCCCGGGAGGAGTGGGACCGCGTGATGGACGTCAACCTCGGCGGCATGTTCAACTGCACCCAGCTGTTCTACGACGACATCTGGAACGCCGATGAAGGTCGACTGATCAATATCTCGAGCGTCGTCGGCAAACAGGGCAACTACGGCCAGGCCAACTACGCCGCCGCGAAAAGCGGGATGTTCGGCTTTACGCGAACCATCGCCCTCGAACTCGCCAAGGGCGGCTCGACGGCCAACTGCGTCGCCCCCGGCTTCACCGCCACCGACATGGTCAAGAGCGTCCCCGACGAGGTCCTCGACCGGATTATCGCGGGGATCCCGCTCGAGCGACTGGCCGAAGTCGAGGACATCGCTGCAGTAGTCCGATTCCTCGCGAGCGAGGACTCGTCGTACGTGACCGGTGAAGTGATCGACGTCAACGGCGGGATGGACCTCTAA
- a CDS encoding GDP-mannose 4,6-dehydratase, translating into MNLLEAARATELERFVLASSSSVYGKPEYLPYDEAHPTNPVSPYGVSKLASEQYARAFTTKSTAFRLSHCATSPSTVRGCARTWR; encoded by the coding sequence ATGAATCTCCTTGAGGCCGCACGAGCAACCGAGCTCGAGCGGTTCGTCCTCGCCTCGTCCTCGTCCGTGTACGGTAAGCCGGAGTATCTGCCCTACGACGAGGCACATCCGACGAATCCTGTCTCACCCTACGGCGTGTCGAAACTCGCGAGCGAGCAGTACGCGCGCGCGTTTACAACGAAATCTACGGCCTTCCGACTGTCGCATTGCGCTACTTCACCGTCTACGGTCCGCGGATGCGCCCGAACATGGCGATGA
- a CDS encoding SWIM zinc finger family protein — MNLDEASVRERCTDPVFERGQSYYDDGRLRRLDRFDDLVTAVVRGSDVYDVVVEFDGDDIDARCSCPYTGPGECKHIVAVLLDVVCDPPEVESERVDAVLGAVPPDDLRAFVRDALAENPTLREQFLARFGEEHRSIDEYRTAVETLFDRHARDDSLVTSAIDFSHFFDLAQRYRTRERYLAAATVYRALFEAVDDNAERIDAAYDHYATTLRTALDGYVECVLAADLPDEDVERYATVLEDRRSEYGVHTEAFRRGLEAFEAQR, encoded by the coding sequence ATGAATCTCGACGAAGCGTCCGTTCGAGAGCGCTGTACCGACCCTGTGTTCGAACGCGGACAGAGCTATTACGACGACGGTCGACTCCGGCGACTCGACCGGTTCGACGATCTCGTCACGGCCGTGGTCCGCGGCTCCGACGTGTACGACGTCGTCGTCGAGTTTGACGGAGACGATATCGATGCGCGGTGTTCGTGTCCGTATACGGGCCCAGGTGAGTGCAAGCACATCGTCGCGGTACTCCTAGACGTCGTTTGCGATCCGCCAGAGGTCGAGAGCGAGCGCGTCGACGCGGTACTCGGTGCAGTCCCGCCCGACGACCTGCGGGCGTTCGTCCGAGACGCGCTCGCCGAGAACCCGACTCTCCGCGAGCAGTTCCTCGCACGGTTCGGGGAAGAGCATCGATCGATCGACGAGTACCGTACGGCAGTCGAGACGCTGTTCGACCGACACGCTCGAGACGATTCCCTCGTTACGAGCGCCATCGACTTCTCGCACTTCTTCGACCTCGCCCAACGGTATCGCACTCGAGAGCGGTATCTCGCCGCCGCGACCGTCTACCGCGCGCTGTTCGAGGCCGTCGACGACAACGCGGAGCGCATCGACGCCGCGTACGATCACTACGCGACGACCCTCCGAACGGCCCTCGACGGCTACGTCGAGTGCGTACTCGCCGCTGATCTCCCGGACGAGGACGTCGAGCGGTACGCTACCGTTCTCGAGGACCGGCGCTCGGAATACGGCGTCCACACCGAGGCGTTCCGGCGCGGGCTCGAGGCGTTCGAAGCGCAACGGTGA
- a CDS encoding sugar transferase codes for MLTGWRYRVASATGTACLIVTAVLAANHSFSQSTFTTAVPVFNRLNPTVLSGSSLRWALVLSVLMIAGSSWPLYKPRPRRILDTVFLVQKRVLVGGLALATLGYFQWSHRLPRATLVMIVGFLAITLPSWFLLIRGRPTDTDGRTLVVGDDPNQIERVIPAIDAPMIGYLCPTITDVRNELRSISDTDDEAIADGGVELQHDGIAELEDGTNPSDSLTALSRLGGLSRLEDVLVEYDIDTVVLAFQQADRAEFFGALDACHEHGVNAKVHREYADSVLVSEGDIGKLVDVDLEPWDPLDHLFKRVFDIVFAVAALMVLAPVIAAVSVAIKLEDGGSILYQQDRTAVFGESFPVYKFRSMIENAESETGAKISEEDAGDVDPRVTRVGRVLRKTHLDEIPQLWSILNGDMSVVGPRPERPELDTEIQNDGIDWSKRWFIKPGLTGLAQINDVTGHESAKKLRYDLEYVRSQSFWFDVTIVIRQIWKVLSDVRDFASDE; via the coding sequence ATGCTAACTGGGTGGCGGTATCGAGTTGCGAGCGCGACGGGGACGGCCTGTCTCATCGTCACCGCTGTACTCGCTGCCAATCACTCGTTTTCTCAGTCTACGTTCACGACGGCTGTTCCCGTGTTTAATCGGTTGAATCCGACCGTCCTCAGCGGATCGTCGCTCCGGTGGGCGCTGGTGCTGAGCGTCCTCATGATCGCGGGTTCGAGTTGGCCGCTATACAAGCCTCGGCCCCGACGCATTCTCGATACAGTCTTCCTCGTCCAGAAGCGCGTTCTCGTCGGCGGACTCGCGCTGGCGACGCTCGGCTACTTTCAGTGGTCACATCGCCTGCCGCGAGCAACCCTCGTGATGATCGTCGGATTCCTTGCAATCACCCTTCCCAGCTGGTTCCTCCTGATTCGAGGCCGACCTACCGACACTGACGGGCGTACGCTAGTCGTCGGAGACGATCCGAACCAGATCGAGCGTGTTATCCCAGCTATCGATGCCCCCATGATCGGCTACCTCTGTCCGACGATCACCGACGTTCGAAATGAATTGCGGAGCATATCGGATACAGACGACGAAGCGATCGCCGACGGCGGTGTCGAACTCCAACATGATGGAATCGCCGAACTTGAGGATGGGACAAATCCATCTGACTCTCTCACTGCATTATCTCGCCTCGGCGGTCTCTCACGACTCGAGGACGTTCTCGTCGAGTACGACATCGACACCGTCGTTCTAGCGTTTCAACAGGCCGATCGCGCAGAGTTCTTTGGAGCGCTGGACGCCTGTCACGAACACGGCGTGAACGCGAAGGTCCACCGGGAGTACGCTGACAGTGTGCTGGTCTCCGAGGGCGACATCGGGAAGCTCGTGGACGTGGACCTTGAGCCCTGGGATCCGCTGGATCACCTGTTCAAGCGGGTCTTCGACATCGTGTTTGCGGTGGCTGCGCTCATGGTACTCGCACCTGTTATCGCCGCGGTTTCAGTAGCAATCAAACTCGAGGACGGGGGCTCTATCTTATACCAGCAGGACCGGACTGCGGTCTTCGGCGAATCGTTCCCTGTGTATAAGTTCCGGAGCATGATCGAGAACGCGGAGTCCGAGACGGGTGCCAAGATCAGCGAGGAAGACGCGGGGGATGTAGACCCCCGTGTGACACGTGTCGGTCGCGTCCTGCGGAAGACGCATCTGGACGAAATCCCCCAACTCTGGTCAATCCTCAACGGCGATATGAGCGTCGTCGGTCCGCGACCCGAGCGACCGGAACTTGATACCGAGATTCAGAACGATGGCATCGACTGGAGCAAACGCTGGTTCATCAAACCGGGGCTGACGGGACTTGCTCAGATCAACGACGTTACCGGACATGAATCCGCGAAGAAGCTCCGGTATGATCTCGAGTACGTCCGCAGTCAGTCGTTCTGGTTCGACGTCACGATCGTGATCCGACAGATCTGGAAAGTGTTATCCGATGTTAGGGACTTCGCTTCGGACGAATGA